The Tamandua tetradactyla isolate mTamTet1 chromosome 5, mTamTet1.pri, whole genome shotgun sequence genome window below encodes:
- the LOC143684372 gene encoding saoe class I histocompatibility antigen, A alpha chain-like isoform X1, giving the protein MAPRALLLLLSGALALTQTREGPHSMRYLSTTVSRPDRGDSRYVEVGYVDDTQFVRFDSDAASPRMEPRARWVEQEGPEYWERETQISKTNAQNSRVSLRTLRGYYNQSEAGSHTYQWMYGCDLGPDGSFLRGYSQWAYDGHDYIALNEDLRSWTAADTAAQITRRKWEAAGYAELLRACLEGTCVEWLRRHLENGKETLQRTDPPKTHMTHHPISDREVTLRCWALGFYPAEITLTWQREGEDQTQDTEFVETRPAGDGTFQKWAAVVVLPGEEQRYTCHVQHEGLSEPLTLRWEPPSEFTVPLVVIVAGLVLLGVTVPVVAGILIWRKKCSGSGSYQGSDVSLRASKA; this is encoded by the exons gcccCCACTCCATGAGGTATTTGAGCACCACCGTGTCCCGGCCCGACCGCGGGGATTCCCGCTACGTTGAAGTCGGTTACGTGGACGACACGCAGTTCGTGCGGTTCGACAGCGACGCGGCGAGTCCGAGGATGGAGCCGCGGGCGCGGTGGGTGGAGCAGGAGGGGCCGGAGTATTGGGAGCGGGAGACGCAGATCTCCAAGACCAACGCACAGAATTCCCGAGTGAGCCTGCGGACCCTGCGCGGCTACTACAACCAGAGCGAGGCCG GGTCTCACACCTATCAGTGGATGTATGGCTGCGACTTGGGGCCCGACGGGAGCTTCCTCCGCGGATACTCTCAGTGGGCCTATGACGGCCACGATTACATCGCCCTGAACGAGGACCTGCGCTCCTGGACGGCGGCGGACACGGCGGCTCAGATCACCCGGCGCAAGTGGGAGGCGGCCGGGTATGCGGAGCTCCTCAGGGCCTGCCTGGAGGGCACATGCGTGGAGTGGCTCCGGAGACACCTGGAAAACGGGAAGGAGACGCTGCAGCGCACAG ACCCCCCAAAGACACACATGACCCACCACCCCATCTCTGACCGTGAGGTCACGCTGAGGTGCTGGGCCCTGGGCTTCTACCCGGCGGAGATCACACTGACCTGGCAGCGGGAGGGGGAGGACCAGACCCAGGACACGGAGTTTGTGGAAACCAGGCCTGCAGGGGATGGAACCTTCCAGAAGTGGGCAGCTGTGGTGGTTCTCCCTGGAGAAGAGCAGAGATACACGTGCCATGTGCAGCATGAGGGGCTATCTGAGCCCCTGACCCTGAGATGGG aGCCACCTTCAGAGTTCACCGTCCCCTTGGTGGTAATTGTGGCTGGCCTGGTTCTCCTTGGAGTTACAGTGCCTGTGGTGGCTGGAATTCTGATCTGGAGGAAGAAGTGCTCAG GCAGCGGCAGTTACCAGGGCTCTGATGTGTCTCTCAGGGCTTCTAAAG CGTGA
- the LOC143684372 gene encoding saoe class I histocompatibility antigen, C alpha chain-like isoform X2, translated as MAPRALLLLLSGALALTQTREGPHSMRYLSTTVSRPDRGDSRYVEVGYVDDTQFVRFDSDAASPRMEPRARWVEQEGPEYWERETQISKTNAQNSRVSLRTLRGYYNQSEAGSHTYQWMYGCDLGPDGSFLRGYSQWAYDGHDYIALNEDLRSWTAADTAAQITRRKWEAAGYAELLRACLEGTCVEWLRRHLENGKETLQRTEPPSEFTVPLVVIVAGLVLLGVTVPVVAGILIWRKKCSGSGSYQGSDVSLRASKA; from the exons gcccCCACTCCATGAGGTATTTGAGCACCACCGTGTCCCGGCCCGACCGCGGGGATTCCCGCTACGTTGAAGTCGGTTACGTGGACGACACGCAGTTCGTGCGGTTCGACAGCGACGCGGCGAGTCCGAGGATGGAGCCGCGGGCGCGGTGGGTGGAGCAGGAGGGGCCGGAGTATTGGGAGCGGGAGACGCAGATCTCCAAGACCAACGCACAGAATTCCCGAGTGAGCCTGCGGACCCTGCGCGGCTACTACAACCAGAGCGAGGCCG GGTCTCACACCTATCAGTGGATGTATGGCTGCGACTTGGGGCCCGACGGGAGCTTCCTCCGCGGATACTCTCAGTGGGCCTATGACGGCCACGATTACATCGCCCTGAACGAGGACCTGCGCTCCTGGACGGCGGCGGACACGGCGGCTCAGATCACCCGGCGCAAGTGGGAGGCGGCCGGGTATGCGGAGCTCCTCAGGGCCTGCCTGGAGGGCACATGCGTGGAGTGGCTCCGGAGACACCTGGAAAACGGGAAGGAGACGCTGCAGCGCACAG aGCCACCTTCAGAGTTCACCGTCCCCTTGGTGGTAATTGTGGCTGGCCTGGTTCTCCTTGGAGTTACAGTGCCTGTGGTGGCTGGAATTCTGATCTGGAGGAAGAAGTGCTCAG GCAGCGGCAGTTACCAGGGCTCTGATGTGTCTCTCAGGGCTTCTAAAG CGTGA